The following proteins come from a genomic window of Campylobacter concisus:
- the gmk gene encoding guanylate kinase — translation MQGQILVVSGPSGSGKSTLLGRLLKEEKDLYFSISSTTRAKREGEVDGVDYYFIKEDEFKSGIEKGEFLEWAQVHKNYYGTSLKPVLAALEAGKIVIFDIDVQGFHIALEKFRSYITSVFITTANKKELKKRLKNRGTDSDETIENRLMNAVGEMEHILEYDYFLVNDDIEKSYKGLKSILRAMRLKSTKIDLRRVIDEWIDC, via the coding sequence TTGCAAGGACAAATTTTAGTAGTTTCTGGACCTAGCGGAAGCGGTAAAAGCACGCTTTTGGGCCGTCTTTTAAAGGAAGAGAAGGATCTTTATTTTTCTATTTCAAGCACGACTAGAGCAAAAAGAGAAGGCGAAGTCGATGGAGTGGATTACTATTTTATAAAAGAAGATGAGTTTAAAAGCGGCATAGAAAAGGGCGAATTTTTAGAATGGGCGCAGGTGCATAAAAACTATTATGGAACGAGTCTAAAGCCTGTTTTAGCAGCACTTGAGGCTGGGAAGATAGTTATATTTGATATCGACGTACAAGGCTTTCACATCGCACTTGAAAAATTTAGAAGCTACATAACTTCAGTTTTTATCACGACTGCAAATAAAAAAGAGCTTAAAAAACGCTTGAAAAACCGCGGAACTGATAGCGACGAAACGATAGAAAATCGCCTAATGAACGCAGTTGGCGAGATGGAGCACATCTTAGAATATGATTATTTTTTGGTAAATGATGACATTGAAAAGAGTTATAAAGGCCTAAAATCAATTCTTAGAGCGATGAGGTTAAAAAGCACGAAAATAGATCTAAGACGCGTTATTGATGAGTGGATAGATTGCTAG
- the fliR gene encoding flagellar biosynthetic protein FliR: protein MELVEFFGADKVITFMLLFARLSGLIVFFPFFSHNQIPLSVKTLLVFALCVVLFPLSHAHEHAINFLIMEILSEAMLGLCAGLLLNIVFAILQMAGEQISMIMGFSMASVLDPQTGTNSPVIANILNFIALLAFLMLDGHHLILQFYSTSLSAIPLGDFYPRSGVMSYALKLFGNLFMFGFVLAFPIIALSILSDAIFGMLMKTMPQFNLLVVGYPIKVSIGFSVLIAILAGIIKIITDMMVQILNDMPALFF from the coding sequence ATGGAGCTAGTCGAGTTTTTTGGAGCGGATAAAGTCATAACCTTTATGCTCCTTTTTGCACGTCTTAGTGGGCTTATCGTATTTTTTCCATTTTTTTCTCACAATCAAATCCCGCTTAGCGTAAAAACTTTGCTAGTTTTTGCCCTTTGTGTTGTGCTTTTTCCGCTCTCACATGCTCATGAGCATGCTATAAATTTTTTGATCATGGAAATTTTAAGTGAGGCTATGCTCGGACTTTGTGCTGGGCTTTTGCTAAATATAGTTTTTGCCATACTTCAAATGGCTGGCGAGCAAATCTCAATGATTATGGGTTTTTCGATGGCTTCAGTGCTTGATCCGCAAACTGGTACAAATTCACCAGTGATCGCAAATATTTTAAATTTTATCGCGCTTCTTGCATTTTTGATGCTTGATGGGCACCATTTGATATTGCAGTTTTATTCCACTTCACTTTCTGCTATACCGCTTGGAGATTTTTATCCAAGAAGTGGTGTGATGAGCTACGCCCTAAAGCTTTTTGGCAATCTTTTTATGTTTGGATTTGTTCTAGCTTTTCCTATTATCGCGCTTTCTATACTTTCGGATGCTATTTTTGGCATGCTTATGAAAACTATGCCACAATTTAACCTATTAGTCGTTGGTTATCCTATTAAGGTAAGTATTGGCTTTTCGGTTTTGATAGCTATTTTAGCCGGCATTATAAAAATCATAACTGATATGATGGTGCAGATTTTAAACGATATGCCAGCACTATTTTTTTAA
- a CDS encoding DUF5675 family protein, producing the protein MSTKYSKDKYSKNKRGNFLENGFPKLYNNDVPKSRAILIHVGSKGEHSEGCLLPGSDVVVSEINGKRYVTGISGSINKFYQLIEYIESNGIDNVKVVIEEKYEDYK; encoded by the coding sequence ATTTCTACAAAATATTCAAAAGACAAATACTCCAAAAATAAGCGTGGAAATTTTTTAGAAAATGGATTTCCAAAATTATATAATAATGATGTTCCTAAAAGTAGAGCCATATTAATACATGTTGGTAGCAAAGGAGAGCACTCTGAAGGATGTTTGCTGCCAGGGAGTGATGTCGTTGTTAGTGAAATAAATGGAAAAAGATACGTTACAGGTATTTCTGGCAGCATAAACAAATTCTATCAGCTTATAGAATATATAGAGAGCAATGGAATAGATAACGTAAAAGTTGTGATTGAGGAAAAGTATGAAGATTATAAATAA
- the argS gene encoding arginine--tRNA ligase, with protein MKNKIKAEISKVLEREFVLEKPKDKNLAHYATPLFSLAKELRKSPAVIASEFADKFSDSKIVEASAVNGYLNFKLKSEFLDEISKQILLDSENFAKEDVKKNSYLIEYISANPTGPLHIGHVRGAVYGDTLARLGKRLGYAISTEYYINDAGNQIDLLGTSISLAAKEQLFNESVVYPEKYYRGDYILDIARLANEKFGKEIFYDESRNLELAEFGKDIVLEIIKKDLADVGIFIESWASEKALYDGLEPTINKLKRSNQMYEKEGATYIASTTLGDDNDRVVVRNDGRPTYLAGDIIYHNAKFEKNFDHYINIWGADHHGYIARLKAAINFLGYDESKLEVILMQMVSLLKDGKPYKMSKRAGNAVLMSDIVSEIGAEALRFIFISKANTSSLEFDVDELKKEDSSNPIFYINYAHARINQVFAKAGKNVCDVINSDFECLDENAKNLLFEALILPEILEDAFISRQLQKIPDYLKSLAASFHKFYNENRVVGNENEDSLLKVFAVVAISIKTAFNIMGITAKDRM; from the coding sequence TTGAAAAATAAAATAAAAGCTGAAATTTCAAAGGTTTTAGAGCGTGAATTTGTGCTTGAAAAGCCAAAGGATAAAAATTTAGCCCACTATGCAACGCCACTTTTTAGCCTAGCAAAGGAGCTAAGAAAGTCGCCAGCCGTGATAGCTAGCGAGTTTGCCGATAAATTTAGTGATAGCAAAATAGTTGAAGCTAGTGCAGTAAATGGCTACTTAAATTTCAAGCTAAAAAGCGAGTTTTTAGATGAAATTTCAAAGCAAATTTTGCTAGATAGCGAAAATTTTGCAAAAGAAGATGTGAAAAAAAATAGTTATTTAATAGAATATATCAGTGCAAATCCAACTGGACCACTTCACATCGGACACGTTAGAGGCGCAGTTTATGGCGATACTTTGGCAAGACTTGGTAAAAGACTTGGCTATGCTATCTCGACAGAATACTATATAAACGATGCTGGTAATCAAATCGACCTACTTGGCACTTCGATATCGCTTGCGGCAAAAGAGCAGCTTTTCAACGAAAGCGTCGTCTATCCAGAGAAATACTACAGAGGCGATTATATTTTGGATATTGCTAGGCTTGCAAATGAGAAATTTGGCAAGGAAATTTTTTATGACGAGAGCAGAAACCTTGAGCTTGCCGAGTTTGGCAAGGATATCGTGCTTGAAATCATTAAAAAAGATTTAGCAGATGTTGGGATATTCATAGAGAGCTGGGCTAGTGAGAAGGCTCTTTATGACGGCCTAGAGCCAACTATAAACAAGCTAAAACGCTCAAATCAAATGTATGAAAAAGAGGGCGCTACTTATATCGCTTCGACTACACTTGGCGATGATAACGATAGGGTTGTGGTTAGAAATGACGGCAGGCCAACATATCTAGCTGGCGATATCATCTATCACAACGCGAAATTTGAGAAAAATTTTGATCACTATATAAACATTTGGGGTGCTGACCATCACGGATATATCGCAAGGCTTAAGGCTGCGATAAATTTCCTTGGATACGATGAAAGCAAGCTTGAAGTGATACTTATGCAGATGGTTAGTCTGCTAAAAGATGGCAAGCCATACAAGATGAGCAAGCGCGCTGGTAATGCCGTGCTGATGAGCGATATCGTAAGTGAGATCGGTGCTGAGGCGCTTAGATTTATTTTTATAAGCAAGGCAAATACGAGTAGTTTGGAATTTGATGTAGATGAGCTTAAAAAAGAGGACAGCTCAAATCCTATTTTTTATATAAACTACGCTCACGCTAGGATAAATCAAGTCTTCGCCAAGGCCGGGAAAAACGTTTGTGACGTGATAAATTCGGACTTTGAATGCCTAGATGAAAATGCGAAAAATTTACTTTTTGAGGCGCTAATCTTACCTGAAATTTTAGAGGATGCTTTTATCTCAAGACAGCTTCAAAAGATCCCAGACTATCTGAAGTCCCTAGCTGCTAGTTTTCATAAATTTTATAACGAAAACCGTGTGGTTGGAAATGAAAACGAAGATAGCTTACTAAAAGTCTTTGCAGTTGTCGCTATCTCGATAAAAACAGCATTTAATATAATGGGAATTACAGCTAAAGATAGGATGTAG
- the tatA gene encoding twin-arginine translocase TatA/TatE family subunit, translated as MGSFSIGHWLVVLAIIVLLFGAKKIPELAKGLGKGIKTFKAEMEDTTPEKSEKVEHKEENANSQKIEETTKNA; from the coding sequence ATGGGTTCTTTTAGTATTGGTCACTGGCTAGTTGTTTTAGCGATTATTGTTTTACTTTTTGGAGCAAAGAAGATCCCAGAACTTGCAAAAGGACTAGGCAAAGGCATAAAGACTTTTAAGGCTGAGATGGAAGATACAACACCTGAAAAAAGTGAGAAAGTCGAGCATAAAGAAGAGAATGCCAATAGTCAAAAAATAGAAGAAACAACTAAAAACGCATAG
- a CDS encoding lipid A biosynthesis lauroyl acyltransferase — MDRLYLAGFYTLKFFIFLLPSSLRDLLAKFLAFSYMKLNKKRFHVVMTNLNLAFGESKTKEEKLEIAKKCYYNFAKYLGINFILNQNTTKQKVLEKVSFKNEHNLLEALKLDRPIIVTTAHFGQWELFSLTMAARFGAVSVLGRKLDSKSMDKILSANRSQFDVELIDKDGGAKDILKALKARRIVGILVDQNTAPKDGIKVKFFEKDVLHTPAASVLAQKTNALIINAFIYQKDENISEICFSPAIDINKFDKEEAVQKVTQMQCSACEEMVRARPEEYFWFHKRFKRFYEKEYKC, encoded by the coding sequence ATGGATAGGCTCTATTTGGCTGGCTTTTATACTTTAAAATTTTTTATATTTTTACTGCCTAGCTCACTTAGAGATTTACTTGCTAAATTTTTAGCTTTTTCGTATATGAAGCTTAATAAAAAGCGATTTCACGTCGTTATGACAAATTTAAATCTTGCGTTTGGCGAGTCAAAAACTAAAGAAGAGAAACTTGAGATCGCCAAAAAATGCTACTACAACTTTGCAAAATATCTTGGTATAAATTTTATCCTAAATCAAAACACAACAAAGCAAAAAGTGCTTGAAAAAGTTAGCTTTAAAAATGAGCATAATCTACTTGAAGCGCTTAAGCTTGATCGTCCGATTATCGTGACGACTGCGCATTTTGGGCAATGGGAGCTTTTTAGCTTAACAATGGCTGCTCGTTTTGGCGCAGTCTCAGTGCTTGGCAGAAAGCTTGATAGTAAAAGTATGGATAAAATTTTAAGTGCAAATAGATCGCAGTTTGACGTGGAGCTAATAGACAAAGATGGCGGTGCAAAAGATATCTTAAAAGCGCTAAAAGCTAGGCGAATAGTGGGAATTTTAGTCGATCAAAATACCGCTCCAAAAGATGGCATAAAGGTGAAATTCTTTGAAAAAGATGTGCTTCATACGCCAGCTGCAAGCGTGCTAGCTCAAAAAACAAACGCACTAATAATTAATGCATTTATCTATCAAAAAGATGAAAACATAAGCGAAATTTGCTTTTCGCCAGCCATTGATATAAATAAATTTGACAAAGAAGAGGCGGTACAAAAAGTAACGCAAATGCAGTGCAGCGCGTGCGAAGAGATGGTTAGAGCAAGGCCTGAGGAGTACTTTTGGTTTCACAAACGCTTTAAAAGATTTTACGAAAAAGAGTATAAATGCTAA
- a CDS encoding 3'-5' exonuclease, whose translation MAKSYICVFDCETIPDANLIRKIYGIDGSDEDVSVQAMALQKEASGSEFLPVMFHRVVAISAVMADEYGKFLKVSTMEGKDEREIIAKFLKFINDYNPRLVSFNGRGFDLPMLMVRAMRYNLNAAAYYESENKELNKNKWENYRARYSPKFHLDLLDFISDFGSVRGLKLDTLCASLNLPGKYDVHGDQVLELYYAGELDKINEYCESDVLNTYWLFLKFELLQANILQDDYINHLIVMSEFLAKNCSHRGYTKVFCEAIKDELARLGGKLDYEIKVQKESEDYDEFDDFSDLDGTKDTPEQLNERLARQGLDGLLKKASEVTSAAKKDKGFTEEKLPEINLDEE comes from the coding sequence ATGGCGAAAAGTTACATCTGTGTCTTTGACTGCGAGACGATACCTGATGCAAATTTGATAAGAAAAATTTATGGCATTGATGGGAGCGATGAAGATGTGAGCGTGCAAGCGATGGCCTTGCAAAAAGAGGCCAGTGGTAGTGAGTTTTTGCCTGTGATGTTTCATAGGGTCGTGGCTATCTCTGCGGTAATGGCTGATGAGTACGGTAAATTTTTAAAAGTTAGCACGATGGAGGGCAAAGACGAGCGCGAGATCATCGCTAAATTTTTAAAATTTATAAATGACTATAACCCAAGGCTTGTTAGCTTTAATGGAAGGGGTTTTGACCTACCGATGCTAATGGTACGTGCGATGCGCTACAACCTAAACGCGGCGGCGTATTACGAGAGCGAAAATAAAGAGCTAAACAAAAACAAATGGGAAAATTATAGAGCCAGATATTCGCCTAAATTTCACCTTGACCTGCTTGATTTTATAAGCGATTTTGGAAGTGTTAGAGGGCTAAAGCTCGACACTCTTTGTGCTAGTTTAAATTTGCCTGGCAAGTATGACGTGCACGGCGATCAGGTACTTGAGCTCTACTACGCTGGCGAGCTTGATAAGATCAACGAATACTGCGAAAGCGACGTGCTTAATACCTACTGGCTCTTTTTAAAATTTGAACTTTTGCAAGCAAATATCTTGCAAGATGACTACATAAATCATCTAATCGTGATGAGTGAATTTCTGGCAAAAAATTGCTCCCATAGAGGGTATACCAAAGTCTTTTGCGAAGCCATAAAAGATGAGCTAGCTAGACTTGGTGGAAAGCTTGATTACGAGATCAAGGTACAAAAAGAGAGTGAGGATTACGATGAATTTGATGATTTTAGTGATCTTGACGGCACAAAAGATACACCAGAGCAGCTAAACGAGCGTTTGGCAAGACAAGGACTTGACGGACTTTTGAAAAAGGCTAGTGAAGTTACCTCAGCTGCAAAAAAAGATAAGGGTTTTACCGAAGAGAAACTACCTGAAATAAATTTGGACGAAGAGTAG
- the gpmI gene encoding 2,3-bisphosphoglycerate-independent phosphoglycerate mutase, with the protein MSQKTILIITDGIGFNKSVKFNAFEAAKKPNYEKFFKEIPNSLIKTSGNAVGLPEGQMGNSEVGHMCIGSGRVLYQNLVKISRSFADGSIAENEALKALFKKCKKIHVIGLYSDGGVHSHMEHFDGMCELASKNGCEVFAHAITDGRDVSPNSGINFMKSLEAKFKVATVCGRFYAMDRDKRWERVKEAYDSLVNGANLSSLSPSEYLQKSYDESVTDEFVKPASFNGFKGIGEDDGVIFINFRNDRAREICQALGEEKFSEFERPFAIKNLITMTEYDANFNFEVLFKNEKIKNTLSEVIAAAGLRQLHTAETEKYAHVTFFFNGGVEELASNETRVLIPSPKVKTYDEKPEMSAAEVCKAVLKGMDDEQDFIVVNFANGDMVGHTGNYEAAIKAVEAVDTALGEIYAKAKEKNYAMIITSDHGNCEEMRDNSGELLTNHTTYDVFCFVMADGVKKVKNGGLNNIAPSVLKLMGLEIPAEMDEALI; encoded by the coding sequence ATGAGTCAAAAAACTATTTTAATAATAACTGATGGTATTGGATTTAATAAAAGCGTTAAATTTAACGCATTTGAGGCGGCTAAAAAGCCAAATTACGAGAAATTTTTTAAAGAAATTCCAAACTCGCTCATAAAAACCTCTGGAAACGCTGTGGGACTACCTGAAGGGCAGATGGGAAACAGCGAAGTAGGGCATATGTGCATAGGAAGCGGACGAGTTTTGTATCAAAATTTGGTCAAAATTTCACGCAGCTTCGCTGATGGCTCTATAGCAGAAAATGAAGCCCTAAAAGCTCTTTTTAAAAAGTGCAAAAAAATTCACGTCATAGGGCTTTATAGCGATGGCGGCGTGCACTCACATATGGAGCATTTTGATGGTATGTGCGAGCTTGCTAGTAAAAATGGCTGCGAAGTTTTTGCTCACGCTATCACCGACGGACGCGACGTTAGCCCAAATAGCGGTATAAATTTCATGAAAAGCTTGGAGGCTAAATTTAAAGTAGCGACCGTTTGTGGGAGATTTTACGCGATGGATAGAGACAAGCGCTGGGAGCGCGTAAAAGAGGCCTATGATAGCCTAGTAAATGGGGCAAATTTAAGCAGCTTATCGCCAAGTGAGTATCTACAAAAAAGCTACGATGAGAGCGTGACAGATGAGTTTGTAAAGCCAGCAAGCTTTAATGGCTTTAAAGGCATAGGCGAAGATGACGGCGTGATCTTTATAAATTTTAGAAATGATAGAGCAAGAGAAATTTGCCAGGCTCTGGGCGAAGAGAAATTTAGTGAGTTTGAGCGACCTTTTGCTATCAAAAATCTAATCACCATGACCGAGTACGACGCAAATTTTAATTTTGAAGTACTATTTAAAAATGAAAAGATAAAAAACACTCTAAGCGAGGTCATAGCAGCAGCTGGACTAAGGCAACTTCACACGGCTGAAACTGAAAAATACGCCCACGTAACATTTTTCTTTAATGGCGGCGTCGAGGAGTTAGCTAGCAATGAAACAAGGGTGCTAATTCCTAGTCCAAAGGTAAAGACCTATGACGAAAAGCCAGAGATGAGCGCTGCAGAGGTTTGCAAAGCCGTGCTAAAGGGCATGGATGATGAGCAAGACTTTATCGTGGTAAATTTCGCAAATGGCGATATGGTAGGGCACACTGGAAATTACGAGGCTGCAATCAAAGCTGTAGAGGCGGTAGATACGGCTCTTGGAGAAATTTACGCTAAAGCAAAAGAGAAAAACTATGCGATGATCATCACGAGCGATCACGGAAACTGCGAAGAGATGCGTGATAACAGCGGTGAGCTACTGACAAACCACACGACTTATGATGTCTTTTGTTTTGTGATGGCAGATGGCGTAAAAAAAGTAAAAAACGGCGGTCTAAACAATATCGCTCCTAGTGTTTTAAAGCTCATGGGGCTTGAGATCCCAGCTGAGATGGACGAGGCGTTAATATAA
- the murD gene encoding UDP-N-acetylmuramoyl-L-alanine--D-glutamate ligase, producing the protein MRKSLFGYGGTIKAIAKNFTKDSLWDIYDDKFSEISKDEFGNTILPVSEFDPAKSSLEIPSPGIPPHHELIKKAKNLVSEYDYFYEIYKENLPFNIWISGTNGKTTTTKMTQHLLESKGSVMGGNVGIALANLDSNAKIWILETSSFTLHYTNHATPGIYVLLPITPDHLSWHGDMSEYEKAKLKPLANMSESSVAIVPEIYANTPTKAKVIAYKDESDLAKFCGVSVDDINFKTPFLLDALLALAVEKILFDRCDIALLNTFVIEANKLEEFSDANGRIWVNDTKATNIDASIQAVKRYKDHFIHLILGGDDKGVDMTPLFEDLKSLRVKIYAIGSNSDKLMKLATKFGIPALKCDFLQNAVNEINKELKTSEIALLSPAAASLDQFKSYAERGDKFKEFIKAL; encoded by the coding sequence ATGAGAAAATCGCTATTTGGCTATGGTGGCACGATAAAGGCGATCGCAAAGAATTTCACAAAAGACAGCCTTTGGGATATCTATGATGATAAATTTAGTGAAATTTCAAAAGATGAGTTTGGCAACACCATTTTGCCAGTTAGCGAATTTGATCCAGCAAAAAGCAGCCTAGAGATACCAAGCCCGGGCATCCCACCTCATCATGAGCTTATTAAAAAAGCCAAGAATTTAGTTAGCGAGTATGACTATTTTTATGAAATTTATAAAGAAAATCTGCCATTTAATATCTGGATAAGCGGCACAAACGGCAAGACTACAACCACAAAGATGACGCAGCACCTACTGGAGAGCAAGGGCTCGGTAATGGGTGGTAATGTTGGCATTGCGCTGGCAAATTTAGACTCAAACGCTAAAATTTGGATACTTGAGACTAGCTCATTTACCCTGCACTACACAAATCACGCTACACCTGGTATCTACGTGCTTTTGCCGATCACTCCAGATCATCTAAGCTGGCATGGTGACATGAGCGAGTACGAAAAGGCTAAGTTAAAGCCGCTTGCTAACATGAGCGAAAGTAGCGTGGCAATCGTACCTGAAATTTACGCCAACACACCAACAAAGGCAAAAGTGATCGCTTACAAAGACGAGAGCGATCTAGCTAAATTTTGTGGTGTAAGCGTAGATGATATAAATTTTAAAACGCCATTTTTGCTTGATGCACTGCTAGCACTGGCGGTGGAGAAAATTTTATTTGACCGCTGCGATATCGCACTTTTAAATACCTTCGTCATCGAGGCAAACAAGCTTGAAGAATTTAGCGACGCAAATGGCAGAATCTGGGTCAATGACACAAAAGCGACCAACATAGACGCGAGCATACAGGCCGTTAAACGCTACAAAGATCATTTCATACATCTAATACTTGGTGGCGATGATAAGGGTGTTGATATGACGCCACTTTTTGAAGACTTAAAGAGCTTAAGAGTAAAAATTTACGCCATCGGCTCAAATAGTGACAAACTCATGAAATTAGCGACTAAATTTGGTATACCAGCTTTGAAATGCGATTTTTTACAAAATGCTGTCAATGAGATAAATAAAGAGCTAAAGACTAGCGAGATAGCGCTTCTAAGCCCGGCAGCTGCGAGCCTTGATCAATTTAAGAGCTATGCCGAGCGAGGTGATAAATTTAAAGAGTTTATAAAGGCGCTTTAA
- the waaC gene encoding lipopolysaccharide heptosyltransferase I translates to MQNKNQLKIAIVKLSALGDIVHAAIVLQFIKKHHPNAHITWLVDARFASLLKDHPLINELVVLPLKQSFRQSYKILKTLGKFDKVIDLQGLFKSAVVAKIIGKQTYGFSRESVKEKIAARLYRHKFKIDYNENIIIRNLALVAFALNFSFEASEILEKAPCFEISEIYKNESGKKRVLIAAFASEESKIYNKFKDVIRLIDGCEICLCYGSESEKVRAEVIISGTSAKLLEKLSIKEMISFIASCDLVIGNDSGLTHLAWAMNKPSITIFGNRPSHRNAYITDKNLVIDMGKQIDARSIDKNDFCIREIFPETVANFAKRLLNG, encoded by the coding sequence ATGCAAAACAAAAATCAACTAAAAATAGCCATCGTCAAACTCTCAGCTCTTGGGGATATCGTGCACGCAGCTATTGTACTTCAGTTTATCAAAAAGCACCACCCAAATGCCCATATCACGTGGCTAGTTGATGCTCGTTTTGCAAGCCTTTTAAAAGATCATCCGCTTATCAACGAGCTAGTCGTTTTACCACTTAAACAAAGTTTTAGACAAAGCTACAAGATACTAAAAACCCTTGGTAAATTTGACAAAGTGATCGATCTGCAAGGGCTTTTTAAATCAGCCGTCGTCGCAAAAATAATAGGCAAGCAAACTTATGGATTTAGCAGAGAAAGTGTCAAAGAAAAGATCGCAGCTAGGCTTTATAGGCATAAATTTAAAATTGATTACAACGAAAATATAATCATTAGAAATTTGGCACTTGTGGCTTTCGCTCTAAATTTTAGCTTTGAAGCAAGTGAAATTTTAGAAAAAGCACCTTGCTTTGAAATAAGTGAAATTTATAAAAATGAAAGTGGTAAAAAACGCGTTTTAATCGCTGCCTTTGCAAGCGAAGAGAGCAAAATTTATAACAAATTTAAAGATGTGATCAGGCTAATTGATGGATGCGAAATTTGCCTTTGCTACGGAAGTGAGAGCGAGAAAGTAAGGGCTGAGGTGATCATTTCAGGCACCTCAGCAAAGCTACTTGAAAAACTAAGCATAAAAGAGATGATAAGCTTCATTGCAAGCTGTGATTTAGTAATTGGCAACGATAGTGGCCTAACACACCTTGCTTGGGCGATGAATAAGCCTTCTATCACGATTTTTGGCAACCGTCCAAGCCACAGAAATGCTTACATCACGGATAAAAATTTAGTTATAGATATGGGCAAGCAAATAGATGCGAGAAGTATCGATAAAAACGACTTTTGCATAAGAGAGATTTTTCCAGAAACGGTTGCAAATTTTGCAAAAAGGCTACTAAATGGATAG
- the mraY gene encoding phospho-N-acetylmuramoyl-pentapeptide-transferase — protein MFYYIYEILNFNIFQYITVRAGIAFFIAFTLTAYLMPKFIAWAKAKNAAQPIYELAPQTHQKKAKTPTMGGLVFVFTAVIATIICARLDNAFVLASLFCLVCFTLLGYKDDYSKILGAKNHAGLSPKAKLFFQFLIAFVISVFLYASHELSTEFYLPFFKQPILDLKIFAILFWTLVIVAASNSVNLTDGLDGLATVPSIFSLLTLGVFAYICGHAVFSSYLLLPKIIGVGESVVVSSALIGSLMGFLWFNCHPAEVFMGDSGSLSVGAYIGFMGVATKNEILLIIIGLIFVVETLSVILQVGSFKIFKRRIFLMAPIHHHFEIKGWAENKIIVRFWIIALLANLIALTALKIR, from the coding sequence ATGTTTTACTATATCTATGAAATTTTAAATTTTAATATCTTTCAATACATCACCGTCCGTGCTGGTATCGCTTTTTTCATCGCTTTTACACTCACAGCTTATTTGATGCCCAAATTTATCGCTTGGGCAAAGGCAAAAAACGCCGCCCAGCCTATCTACGAGCTAGCCCCACAAACTCACCAAAAAAAGGCTAAAACGCCAACTATGGGCGGACTTGTCTTTGTCTTTACAGCCGTGATCGCCACGATCATCTGCGCTAGGCTTGATAACGCCTTTGTGCTAGCCTCGCTCTTTTGCCTAGTTTGCTTTACTTTGCTTGGTTATAAGGATGATTACAGCAAAATTTTAGGTGCGAAAAACCACGCCGGCCTAAGCCCAAAGGCAAAGCTCTTTTTTCAGTTTTTAATAGCTTTTGTAATTTCTGTTTTTTTATATGCGAGTCACGAGCTTAGCACCGAGTTTTATCTACCTTTTTTTAAGCAACCTATTTTAGATTTAAAAATTTTTGCCATTCTCTTTTGGACACTGGTCATAGTCGCTGCTTCAAATTCAGTAAATTTAACAGACGGGCTTGATGGGCTAGCTACTGTGCCATCTATATTTTCGCTTCTGACACTTGGCGTTTTTGCTTATATCTGCGGACACGCTGTCTTTAGCTCATATTTACTCTTGCCAAAGATCATAGGCGTTGGCGAAAGCGTTGTTGTCTCTTCAGCCCTAATTGGCTCATTGATGGGCTTTTTATGGTTTAACTGCCATCCAGCCGAAGTCTTTATGGGCGATAGCGGTAGCTTAAGCGTTGGAGCATATATCGGTTTTATGGGCGTTGCGACCAAAAATGAAATCTTACTCATCATCATTGGCCTCATATTTGTCGTTGAAACTCTAAGCGTCATCTTACAAGTGGGAAGCTTTAAAATTTTCAAACGCAGAATTTTTCTCATGGCGCCTATACATCACCATTTTGAGATAAAAGGCTGGGCGGAAAATAAGATCATCGTTCGCTTTTGGATCATCGCACTTTTAGCAAATCTAATCGCACTAACTGCGCTAAAGATCAGATAA